A DNA window from Arachis duranensis cultivar V14167 chromosome 3, aradu.V14167.gnm2.J7QH, whole genome shotgun sequence contains the following coding sequences:
- the LOC107478062 gene encoding ras-related protein RABA1f — MGAYRADDDYDYLFKVVLIGDSGVGKSNLLSRFTKNEFSLESKSTIGVEFATRSIHVDDKIVKAQIWDTAGQERYRAITSAYYRGAVGALLVYDVTRHVTFENVERWLKELRDHTDANIVIMLVGNKADLRHLRAVNTDDAKAFAERESTFFMETSALESLNVDNAFTEVLTQIYRVVSRKTLEIGDDPTALPKGQTINVGGKDDVSAVKKAGCCSS; from the exons ATGGGAGCATACAGAGCGGACGATGATTACGATTACTTGTTCAAGGTGGTGCTGATCGGAGACTCCGGCGTCGGAAAGTCGAACCTTTTGTCTCGATTCACAAAAAATGAATTCAGCTTGGAATCCAAATCCACCATTGGCGTTGAATTCGCCACTCGCAGCATCCACGTCGATGATAAGATCGTTAAGGCCCAAATTTGGGACACTGCTGGACAAGAAAG ATATCGCGCAATCACTAGTGCATATTATCGAGGAGCTGTTGGCGCATTGCTTGTGTACGATGTTACCAGACACGTAACTTTTGAAAATGTGGAAAGATGGTTAAAGGAACTTAGGGATCACACAGATGCCAACATTGTAATCATGCTTGTAGGAAACAAGGCGGATCTTCGGCACCTGCGTGCCGTGAACACTGATGACGCCAAGGCATTTGCCGAGAGAGAAAGCACATTCTTCATGGAAACGTCTGCGCTCGAATCCTTGAATGTTGACAATGCTTTCACAGAAGTGCTCACTCAGATCTATCGCGTTGTTAGTCGGAAAACTCTTGAGATCGGAGATGACCCTACTGCCTTGCCAAAGGGGCAAACGATCAATGTCGGTGGTAAGGATGATGTCTCGGCTGTTAAAAAGGCTGGATGCTGCTCTTCATAG
- the LOC127745814 gene encoding uncharacterized protein LOC127745814 isoform X2 — protein MRQYRLQSYMIRFLRGLNDQYASVRSHIMLLKPLPDVNTVFSLLLQQERQMMHLIEPDSRMLVNAVHAKSIGERGPYQISQGSVKFVNTGGEKGQFGANNVRGRGRGRGKGDRGTARGAPKLCSYCRKQGHLVDTCYQKHGFPPHLQPNHFNGVPLSANSVNSVVVASNAECNPTVIQDENKISLDGIFSDRQKEALIALFQQHKEPLHDENLATIHAPSAGAAYLEDDWNC, from the exons ATGAGGCAATATAGGTTGCAGTCTTATATGATTCGTTTTCTTAGAGGTTTAAATGACCAATATGCAAGTGTGCGCTCCCATATTATGTTGCTTAAGCCCCTTCCAGATGTGAATACTGTTTTTTCTCTACTTCTTCAACAAGAGAGACAAATGATGCATCTCATTGAACCAGATTCTAGAATGTTAGTGAATGCTGTTCACGCTAAATCTATAGGTGAAAGAGGGCCATACCAGATTAGCCAAGGCAGTGTCAAATTTGTCAACACTGGAGGTGAAAAAGGCCAATTCGGGGCCAATAATGtcagaggaagaggaagagggcGTGGTAAAGGTGACAGAGGTACTGCTAGAGGAGCTCCCAAACTTTGCTCTTATTGTAGAAAACAAGGTCACTTGGTGGATACATGTTACCAGAAGCATGGCTTTCCACCACATCTGCAACCAAATCACTTTAATGGAGTACCTCTTTCAGCTAATTCAGTGAACTCAGTGGTAGTTGCGAGTAATGCAGAATGCAACCCCACAGTTATCCAAGATGAGAACAAGATCAGTTTGGATGGGATATTCTCGGATAGACagaaagaagcacttattgcaCTATTCCAGCAACATAAAGAACCTCTTCATGATGAAAATTTGGCAACCATTCATGCTCCTTCAGCCG GAGCAGCCTACCTTGAGGATGATTGGAATTGCTGA
- the LOC107478064 gene encoding phenylacetaldehyde reductase codes for MSSSDGRMVCVTGASGYIASWIVKFLLNGGYTVRATVRDTNDPRKVEHLTKLEGAKERLQLFKANLLEEGSFNSAVQGCDGVFHTASPFYRDVNDPQAELLDPAVKGTLNVLQACVKSQSVKRVVLTSSMAAVTFNGRPLTPEVVVDETWFSDPELCKESRSWYWYVLSKTLAEDAAWKFAKENNIQLVTINPAMVIGPLLQPVLNTSAGGVLNLINGAQTFPNATFGWVNVKDVANAHIQAYEILSASGRYCMVERVEHFSGIVKLLRDLYPTLPLPEKSADDKPYVPTYQVSKEKTESLGLEFIPLEVSLKETVESLKEKKFTNF; via the exons ATGAGCAGCAGCGACGGCAGGATGGTGTGTGTCACCGGAGCTTCCGGTTACATCGCTTCATGGATCGTCAAGTTTCTTCTTAATGGCGGTTACACTGTCAGGGCCACTGTTCGTGACACAA ATGATCCGAGAAAGGTAGAGCACTTAACTAAGCTTGAAGGCGCAAAGGAGAGATTACAGCTGTTCAAGGCGAATCTTCTAGAAGAAGGTTCGTTCAACTCTGCTGTTCAAGGCTGTGATGGTGTCTTTCATACAGCATCTCCCTTTTATCGTGATGTCAACGATCCACAG GCTGAGCTTTTGGATCCGGCAGTTAAAGGAACCCTCAATGTTCTTCAAGCATGTGTTAAATCGCAGTCGGTGAAGCGCGTCGTTTTAACTTCTTCAATGGCTGCTGTTACATTTAATGGAAGACCTCTGACTCCTGAAGTAGTAGTTGATGAGACCTGGTTTTCCGATCCAGAACTCTGTAAGGAGTCGAGG TCATGGTACTGGTATGTGCTTTCAAAGACATTGGCTGAAGATGCTGCCTGGAAATTTGCGAAAGAAAACAACATCCAGTTGGTCACTATTAACCCAGCTATGGTGATTGGACCTCTTCTGCAACCAGTACTTAACACAAGTGCTGGTGGtgttttgaatttaattaatg GTGCACAAACATTTCCAAATGCTACTTTTGGATGGGTCAATGTGAAAGATGTTGCAAATGCTCATATCCAGGCTTATGAAATTCTTTCAGCTAGTGGGAGATATTGCATGGTAGAAAGAGTAGAACATTTCTCAGGGATTGTGAAACTTTTACGTGATTTATACCCAACATTACCCCTTCCAGAGAA GTCCGCCGATGATAAGCCGTATGTGCCAACATATCAAGTTTCGAAAGAAAAGACAGAGAGCTTGGGACTTGAATTTATTCCTTTGGAAGTGAGCCTCAAGGAGACTGTGGAAagtttgaaagaaaagaaattcacCAACTTTTAA
- the LOC127745814 gene encoding uncharacterized protein LOC127745814 isoform X1: MRQYRLQSYMIRFLRGLNDQYASVRSHIMLLKPLPDVNTVFSLLLQQERQMMHLIEPDSRMLVNAVHAKSIGERGPYQISQGSVKFVNTGGEKGQFGANNVRGRGRGRGKGDRGTARGAPKLCSYCRKQGHLVDTCYQKHGFPPHLQPNHFNGVPLSANSVNSVVVASNAECNPTVIQDENKISLDGIFSDRQKEALIALFQQHKEPLHDENLATIHAPSADSGAAYLEDDWNC, translated from the exons ATGAGGCAATATAGGTTGCAGTCTTATATGATTCGTTTTCTTAGAGGTTTAAATGACCAATATGCAAGTGTGCGCTCCCATATTATGTTGCTTAAGCCCCTTCCAGATGTGAATACTGTTTTTTCTCTACTTCTTCAACAAGAGAGACAAATGATGCATCTCATTGAACCAGATTCTAGAATGTTAGTGAATGCTGTTCACGCTAAATCTATAGGTGAAAGAGGGCCATACCAGATTAGCCAAGGCAGTGTCAAATTTGTCAACACTGGAGGTGAAAAAGGCCAATTCGGGGCCAATAATGtcagaggaagaggaagagggcGTGGTAAAGGTGACAGAGGTACTGCTAGAGGAGCTCCCAAACTTTGCTCTTATTGTAGAAAACAAGGTCACTTGGTGGATACATGTTACCAGAAGCATGGCTTTCCACCACATCTGCAACCAAATCACTTTAATGGAGTACCTCTTTCAGCTAATTCAGTGAACTCAGTGGTAGTTGCGAGTAATGCAGAATGCAACCCCACAGTTATCCAAGATGAGAACAAGATCAGTTTGGATGGGATATTCTCGGATAGACagaaagaagcacttattgcaCTATTCCAGCAACATAAAGAACCTCTTCATGATGAAAATTTGGCAACCATTCATGCTCCTTCAGCCG ATTCAGGAGCAGCCTACCTTGAGGATGATTGGAATTGCTGA